The following coding sequences lie in one Paracidovorax avenae genomic window:
- a CDS encoding MmgE/PrpD family protein, translated as MHASSLPEARLVAHLFDQSSRPLSPATRERLAQALLDWTTAGLAALDLPAAATMRGIAMEVSPGTGPSRVFGGAATHPVGAAFANAAIAHLREIDDAHRAAMLHPGVVAITPVLALAPALGLTRAQAARAVIAGYEVALRLGEALGAGHAGLFHATATAGAVGAAAAAGMAMGLEPDRLHHALGIAATQAAGLWQLVDDGAHASKSLHPAFAVRNGMAAASAARAGMPGAQAFFTGRRGMYAALSGDGPMDAVGGGLDVPERLHTATIKAWPACAMLFTPLDATRALMTEHGITGADVQSLRIEVFPHALRIAGVHWPAKPAEASFCLRYVLAVLLHKGALGIADTEAPQPGSPALRALADRMEVVPSDAFQQAFPQRRPARVTATLQDGRQVSAYRELRRGDPEDPYTWAGLQQRMRDFVPAMDDAAAAAIVAWCEAFTDPARDPEPCAPAAALFASAPAWGPSAGPSPASRAAAGC; from the coding sequence ATGCACGCCAGTTCCCTGCCGGAAGCACGGCTTGTCGCCCATCTGTTCGACCAGTCGTCGCGGCCCCTGTCTCCGGCCACGCGCGAGCGCCTGGCACAGGCACTACTGGACTGGACGACCGCCGGCCTGGCGGCGCTCGACCTGCCCGCAGCAGCCACGATGCGCGGCATCGCGATGGAAGTGTCGCCCGGCACGGGCCCGTCCCGAGTGTTCGGCGGCGCGGCCACGCATCCGGTGGGGGCGGCCTTCGCCAATGCAGCCATCGCGCACCTGCGCGAGATCGACGATGCCCACCGCGCCGCCATGCTGCACCCGGGGGTGGTCGCCATCACGCCCGTGCTCGCGCTGGCCCCGGCGCTGGGCCTCACCCGTGCCCAGGCAGCCCGCGCGGTCATCGCCGGCTACGAGGTGGCGCTGCGCCTGGGCGAAGCATTGGGCGCGGGGCACGCGGGGCTGTTCCATGCCACCGCCACCGCCGGCGCCGTGGGTGCCGCGGCGGCGGCGGGGATGGCGATGGGGCTGGAGCCGGACCGCCTGCACCATGCGCTGGGCATCGCCGCCACCCAGGCGGCCGGCCTCTGGCAACTGGTGGACGACGGGGCGCATGCATCGAAGTCGCTGCATCCCGCGTTCGCCGTGCGCAACGGCATGGCGGCGGCCAGCGCCGCACGCGCGGGCATGCCGGGGGCGCAGGCCTTCTTTACCGGGCGGCGCGGCATGTACGCGGCGCTGTCGGGCGATGGGCCGATGGACGCGGTGGGCGGCGGGCTCGATGTGCCCGAGCGCCTGCACACCGCCACCATCAAGGCCTGGCCTGCCTGCGCCATGCTGTTCACGCCCCTGGATGCGACGCGGGCGCTGATGACGGAGCACGGCATCACGGGCGCCGACGTGCAGTCGCTGCGCATCGAAGTGTTTCCGCATGCCCTCAGGATCGCGGGTGTGCATTGGCCCGCGAAGCCGGCGGAAGCGAGCTTCTGCCTGCGCTATGTGCTGGCGGTGCTGCTGCACAAGGGGGCGCTGGGCATCGCCGACACCGAAGCGCCGCAGCCCGGCTCCCCCGCGCTGCGTGCGCTGGCCGATCGCATGGAAGTGGTGCCGTCGGACGCATTCCAGCAAGCATTTCCCCAGCGCCGCCCGGCCCGTGTGACGGCGACGCTGCAGGACGGCAGGCAGGTCAGCGCCTACCGCGAACTGCGCCGTGGCGACCCTGAAGACCCGTACACCTGGGCCGGCCTGCAGCAGCGCATGCGCGACTTCGTGCCCGCCATGGACGATGCCGCGGCCGCCGCCATCGTGGCCTGGTGCGAAGCGTTCACGGACCCCGCGCGCGACCCGGAGCCGTGCGCGCCCGCCGCCGCGCTTTTCGCCAGCGCGCCGGCCTGGGGCCCGTCGGCCGGCCCTAGCCCTGCCAGCCGCGCGGCGGCTGGCTGCTGA
- a CDS encoding helicase HerA-like domain-containing protein produces the protein MAEPILIAKHDTAECHLLPALANRHGLITGATGTGKTVTLQTLAEGFSRIGVPVFMADVKGDLTGISQPGRIGEKMAATLAERGLPLPEPLACPTTLWDVFGEQGHPVRATISDMGPLLLGRMLGLNETQLGVLNIVFKIADDNGLLLLDLKDLRAMLAHVGENAKEFTTEYGNISAASVGAIQRGLLQIEAQGGDRFFGEPMLDINDLMQTMDVNAAPETPAASPPQGGASAPRGGSARQMGVVNILAADKLMQSPRLYATFLLWMLSELFEQLPEIGDPDQPKLVFFFDEAHLLFNEAPKVLVERIELVVRLVRSKGVGVYFVTQNPLDIPDSVLAQLGNRVQHALRAFTPRDQKAVKATATTMRPQPGLDIEAAITELAVGEALVSLLDAKGRPGPTERVFVLPPGSQIGPITPQQRQALMAQSLVAGVYEKMVDRESAYEKLRGRTGDAVQAPAGGKDGTGSAGASSGDGGLLGGLNDVLFGTTGPRGGKKDGLVQTMARSAVRTMGTSLGKEILRGVLGSVFGGRKR, from the coding sequence ATGGCCGAACCGATCCTGATTGCGAAGCACGACACCGCCGAATGCCACCTGCTGCCCGCGCTGGCCAACCGCCACGGGCTCATCACGGGTGCCACCGGCACCGGCAAGACGGTCACCCTGCAGACCCTCGCCGAAGGGTTTTCCCGCATCGGCGTGCCGGTGTTCATGGCCGACGTGAAGGGCGACCTGACCGGCATCAGCCAGCCCGGCCGCATCGGCGAGAAGATGGCCGCCACCCTGGCCGAGCGCGGCCTGCCCCTGCCGGAGCCCCTCGCCTGCCCCACCACGCTCTGGGACGTGTTCGGCGAGCAGGGCCACCCCGTGCGCGCCACCATCTCCGACATGGGGCCGCTGCTGCTCGGCCGCATGCTGGGCCTGAACGAGACGCAGCTGGGCGTGCTCAACATCGTCTTCAAGATCGCCGACGACAACGGCCTGCTGCTGCTCGACCTGAAGGACCTGCGCGCCATGCTCGCCCACGTGGGCGAGAACGCGAAGGAATTCACCACCGAGTACGGGAACATCAGCGCCGCCAGCGTGGGCGCCATCCAGCGCGGGCTGCTGCAGATCGAGGCACAGGGCGGCGACCGGTTCTTCGGCGAGCCGATGCTCGACATCAACGACCTGATGCAGACCATGGATGTGAATGCAGCCCCCGAGACGCCTGCGGCGTCGCCCCCCCAAGGGGGTGCATCTGCCCCTAGAGGCGGCTCGGCGCGGCAGATGGGCGTCGTCAACATCCTCGCCGCCGACAAGCTGATGCAGTCGCCGCGCCTCTATGCCACCTTCCTGCTCTGGATGCTGTCCGAACTCTTCGAGCAGCTGCCCGAGATCGGCGATCCGGACCAGCCGAAGCTGGTGTTCTTCTTCGACGAGGCCCACCTGCTCTTCAACGAGGCGCCCAAGGTGCTGGTCGAGCGCATCGAGCTGGTGGTGCGGCTGGTGCGCTCCAAGGGCGTGGGCGTGTATTTCGTGACCCAGAACCCGCTGGACATTCCCGACAGCGTGCTGGCCCAGCTCGGCAACCGCGTGCAGCATGCGCTGCGCGCCTTCACGCCGCGCGACCAGAAGGCAGTGAAGGCCACGGCCACCACCATGCGTCCCCAGCCCGGGCTGGACATCGAGGCCGCCATCACCGAGCTGGCCGTGGGCGAGGCGCTGGTCAGCCTGCTGGACGCCAAGGGCCGCCCCGGGCCCACCGAGCGGGTCTTCGTGCTGCCGCCCGGCAGCCAGATCGGGCCGATCACCCCGCAGCAGCGCCAGGCGCTGATGGCGCAATCGCTGGTGGCGGGCGTCTATGAAAAGATGGTGGACCGCGAATCGGCCTACGAGAAGCTGCGCGGCCGCACCGGCGATGCCGTGCAGGCGCCGGCCGGCGGCAAGGACGGCACGGGAAGCGCCGGGGCTTCCTCCGGCGACGGCGGCCTGCTCGGGGGCCTGAACGACGTGCTGTTCGGCACCACGGGCCCGCGTGGCGGCAAGAAGGACGGGCTGGTGCAGACCATGGCCCGCTCGGCCGTGCGCACCATGGGCACCTCGCTGGGCAAGGAGATCCTGCGCGGGGTGCTGGGCAGCGTGTTCGGCGGCCGCAAGCGCTAG
- the hemF gene encoding oxygen-dependent coproporphyrinogen oxidase produces MATASGTGRAPGVSAPPADAAERVRAYLVDLQSRITNAIESVEGQVGARFLSDAWSKAPGEPLQGDGITRILEGGRVFERAGCGFSHVRGAALPPSATQHRPELAGAPFEAMGVSLVFHPLNPYVPTVHMNVRMIAAARDGQPPVCWFGGGMDLTPYYGFEEDAVHFHRSCRDAVYPFGEGLYLRFKRWCDEYFYLKHRDEQRGIGGIFFDDFSELGFDRSLAMMQSVGDAFLGAYLPIVQRRQGIYFGDRERSFQCYRRGRYVEFNLVWDRGTHFGLQSGGRTESILLSMPPLAGWAYQRQDAPGTPEAELTRRFLVRRDWL; encoded by the coding sequence ATGGCCACGGCTTCCGGAACGGGGCGCGCCCCGGGCGTTTCCGCGCCGCCGGCGGATGCGGCCGAGCGCGTGCGCGCCTACCTGGTGGACCTGCAGTCGCGCATCACCAATGCGATCGAGAGCGTCGAGGGGCAGGTCGGTGCGCGCTTCCTCTCCGACGCATGGAGCAAGGCCCCGGGCGAGCCGCTGCAGGGCGACGGCATCACCCGCATCCTCGAGGGCGGGCGCGTGTTCGAGCGCGCGGGCTGCGGCTTCTCGCACGTGCGCGGCGCCGCGCTGCCGCCCTCGGCCACGCAGCACCGGCCCGAGCTGGCCGGCGCGCCGTTCGAGGCCATGGGCGTGTCGCTGGTGTTCCACCCGCTCAACCCCTACGTGCCCACGGTGCACATGAACGTGCGCATGATCGCCGCGGCGCGCGACGGGCAGCCGCCCGTGTGCTGGTTCGGCGGCGGCATGGACCTCACGCCCTATTACGGCTTCGAGGAAGACGCGGTGCATTTCCACCGCAGCTGCCGCGACGCGGTCTATCCGTTCGGCGAAGGGCTCTACCTGCGCTTCAAGCGGTGGTGCGACGAGTACTTCTACCTCAAGCACCGCGACGAGCAGCGCGGCATCGGCGGCATCTTCTTCGACGACTTCTCCGAACTGGGCTTCGACCGCAGCCTGGCGATGATGCAGTCGGTGGGCGATGCGTTCCTGGGCGCCTACCTGCCGATCGTGCAACGGCGCCAGGGCATCTACTTCGGCGACCGCGAGCGCTCCTTCCAGTGCTACCGGCGCGGCCGCTACGTCGAGTTCAACCTCGTCTGGGACCGCGGCACGCATTTCGGGCTGCAGTCCGGCGGGCGCACCGAGTCGATCCTGCTGTCCATGCCGCCCCTGGCGGGCTGGGCGTACCAGCGGCAGGACGCCCCGGGCACGCCCGAAGCCGAGCTGACGCGGCGCTTCCTCGTGCGGCGCGACTGGCTGTGA
- a CDS encoding IclR family transcriptional regulator, with amino-acid sequence MKASRTESRSLPSAEPPRPPSGVLERGIAILECFDEDSLRLPLRDVAERTGLDKATALRLLGVLVRARMVHRFDNGDYAPGPALLRMGMLYRQTFDIGARLQPALQAVMQETGETVAFYVRDGDERVCLYRENSRNEVRHHVEVGARIPLTAGGSSSHVLRHFTGSETPQADAIARDGFAMTREERVPQIASVAVPVFDSDGGFLGAVVVIGIAPRQSATAQRRAVQVVRSALQAQGFSSQPPRGWQG; translated from the coding sequence ATGAAAGCTTCCCGAACCGAATCCCGGTCCCTGCCTTCCGCCGAGCCGCCGCGCCCACCCTCCGGGGTGCTGGAACGCGGCATCGCCATCCTCGAGTGTTTCGACGAAGACAGCCTGCGGCTGCCGCTGCGCGACGTGGCGGAGCGGACAGGGCTGGACAAGGCCACCGCGCTGCGGCTCCTGGGCGTGCTGGTGCGCGCCCGCATGGTCCACCGCTTCGACAACGGCGACTACGCGCCCGGGCCCGCGCTGCTGCGCATGGGCATGCTCTACCGCCAGACCTTCGACATCGGCGCGCGCCTGCAGCCGGCGCTGCAGGCCGTGATGCAGGAAACGGGCGAGACCGTGGCCTTCTACGTGCGCGACGGCGACGAGCGTGTCTGCCTGTACCGCGAAAACAGCCGCAACGAGGTGCGCCACCATGTGGAGGTGGGCGCGCGCATTCCGCTCACCGCGGGTGGTTCCTCATCCCACGTGCTGCGCCATTTCACGGGCAGCGAAACGCCGCAGGCCGACGCCATCGCCCGCGACGGCTTCGCCATGACGCGGGAGGAGCGCGTGCCCCAGATCGCCTCCGTGGCCGTGCCGGTCTTCGACAGCGACGGCGGCTTCCTGGGGGCGGTGGTCGTGATCGGCATCGCGCCCCGGCAAAGCGCCACCGCCCAGCGGCGCGCGGTGCAGGTGGTGCGCAGCGCGCTGCAGGCCCAGGGCTTCAGCAGCCAGCCGCCGCGCGGCTGGCAGGGCTAG
- the purD gene encoding phosphoribosylamine--glycine ligase yields MKVLVIGGGGREHAMAWKLSQSPKVTKVYVAPGNGGTALNSKLENIPVTDVRALRAWAQEQKIQLTVVGPEAPLAAGVVDEFRAHGLRIFGPTKAAAQLESSKAFSKAFMRRHGIPTADYDTFTDPALAHAFIDRLGAPIVVKADGLAAGKGVVVAMTAQEAHDAVDFMLVDNKYGVSHNEGGARVVIEQFLEGEEASFIVLCDGKNVAALATSQDHKRLKDGDQGPNTGGMGAYSPAPVVTADVHARAMREIILPTIRGMEKDGIPYTGFLYAGLMIDAKGHPKTLEFNCRMGDPETQPILMRLKSDLVDVLGAGVDGKLDQVELQWDRRPALGVVMAAHGYPDSPRKGDAITGLPADADDAMVFHAGTELQDGVVRTTGGRVLCVTALADSVKLAQQRVYDVARGIHFDGAQYRRDIGHRAVKN; encoded by the coding sequence ATGAAAGTTCTTGTCATCGGAGGCGGCGGCCGTGAACACGCAATGGCCTGGAAGCTCTCGCAGTCTCCCAAGGTCACCAAGGTCTACGTGGCCCCCGGCAACGGCGGCACCGCCCTCAATTCCAAGCTGGAAAACATTCCCGTGACCGACGTGCGCGCGCTGCGCGCGTGGGCGCAGGAACAGAAGATCCAGCTCACCGTGGTCGGCCCCGAGGCGCCCCTGGCCGCCGGCGTGGTGGACGAGTTCCGCGCGCACGGCCTGCGCATCTTCGGCCCCACGAAGGCCGCCGCGCAGCTGGAAAGCTCCAAGGCCTTCTCCAAGGCCTTCATGCGCCGCCACGGCATTCCCACCGCCGACTACGACACCTTCACCGATCCTGCGCTGGCCCATGCCTTCATCGACCGCCTGGGCGCGCCCATCGTGGTCAAGGCCGACGGCCTGGCCGCCGGCAAGGGCGTGGTCGTGGCCATGACCGCGCAGGAGGCCCACGACGCGGTGGACTTCATGCTCGTGGACAACAAGTACGGCGTGAGCCACAACGAGGGTGGCGCGCGCGTGGTGATCGAGCAGTTCCTCGAAGGCGAGGAGGCGAGCTTCATCGTGCTGTGCGACGGCAAGAACGTCGCCGCGCTGGCCACCAGCCAGGACCACAAGCGCCTGAAGGACGGCGACCAGGGCCCGAACACGGGCGGCATGGGCGCGTATTCGCCCGCACCGGTGGTCACGGCCGACGTGCATGCGCGCGCCATGCGCGAGATCATCCTGCCCACCATCCGCGGCATGGAAAAGGACGGCATCCCCTATACGGGCTTCCTGTATGCCGGCCTGATGATCGACGCCAAGGGCCATCCCAAGACGCTGGAGTTCAACTGCCGCATGGGCGACCCGGAGACCCAGCCCATCCTCATGCGCCTCAAGAGCGACCTGGTGGACGTGCTGGGCGCCGGCGTGGACGGCAAGCTCGACCAGGTCGAGCTGCAGTGGGACCGCCGCCCCGCGCTGGGCGTGGTCATGGCCGCCCACGGCTACCCGGACAGCCCCCGCAAGGGCGACGCGATCACCGGCCTGCCGGCGGATGCCGACGACGCCATGGTGTTCCATGCCGGCACCGAACTGCAGGACGGCGTGGTGCGCACCACCGGCGGCCGCGTGCTCTGCGTGACGGCGCTGGCCGACAGCGTGAAGCTGGCGCAGCAGCGCGTCTATGACGTGGCGCGCGGCATCCACTTCGACGGCGCGCAGTACCGCCGCGACATCGGCCACCGGGCGGTCAAGAACTGA
- a CDS encoding MBL fold metallo-hydrolase → MPLSVQHFFDSATSTFSYVVDDGAGHCAVIDPVMGFDQKAGRTDSGPAEAVAAYIAAHGLQVDWLLETHAHADHLSAAPWLQKRFGGLVGIGAGITQVQREFRGIFNATDLSTDGSQFGHLFADGETFSIGRLQAVALHVPGHTPADVAYRITGPGAGADAVFVGDTLFMPDVGTARCDFPGGDARTLFQSARRILALPADTLLYLCHDYPPAGRQARCSTTVAQQRASNIHVRDGVPMDEFVARRTERDATLGLPALMLPSVQVNIRAGHMPPPEANGTAYLKIPVNLF, encoded by the coding sequence ATGCCCCTTTCCGTCCAGCATTTCTTCGACAGCGCCACTTCCACGTTCTCTTACGTGGTGGACGACGGCGCCGGCCATTGCGCGGTGATCGACCCCGTCATGGGGTTCGACCAGAAGGCGGGGCGCACCGATTCCGGGCCCGCGGAGGCCGTGGCCGCCTATATCGCAGCCCATGGGCTGCAGGTGGACTGGCTGCTGGAAACCCACGCCCATGCGGACCACCTCTCGGCAGCGCCCTGGCTGCAGAAGCGCTTCGGCGGGCTGGTGGGCATCGGCGCCGGAATCACGCAGGTGCAGCGGGAGTTTCGCGGCATCTTCAACGCGACCGACCTGTCCACCGACGGCTCGCAGTTCGGGCACCTGTTCGCGGATGGCGAGACGTTCTCCATCGGGCGCCTGCAGGCCGTCGCCCTGCACGTGCCCGGCCACACCCCCGCCGACGTCGCCTACCGGATCACCGGTCCTGGTGCGGGGGCCGATGCGGTGTTCGTGGGGGATACGCTGTTCATGCCCGACGTCGGCACCGCGCGCTGCGATTTCCCCGGTGGAGATGCCCGCACGCTGTTCCAGTCGGCGCGGCGCATCCTGGCGCTGCCGGCCGACACGCTGCTCTATCTCTGCCACGACTATCCGCCGGCAGGGCGGCAGGCCCGGTGCAGCACGACCGTCGCGCAGCAGCGGGCATCGAACATCCACGTGCGCGATGGTGTTCCCATGGACGAGTTCGTCGCGCGGCGCACCGAACGCGATGCCACGCTGGGCCTCCCCGCGCTCATGCTGCCCTCGGTGCAGGTGAATATCCGGGCTGGCCACATGCCCCCGCCCGAAGCGAACGGCACGGCCTACCTGAAGATCCCCGTCAACCTGTTCTGA
- a CDS encoding YebC/PmpR family DNA-binding transcriptional regulator, translating into MAGHSKWANIQHRKGRQDEKRGKIWTRIIREITVAARAGGGDVSANPRLRLAIDKAKAANMPADRIKYNIDKATGNAEGLTYEEIRYEGYGIGGAAIIVDTMTDNRVRTVAEVRHAFSKYGGNMGTEGSVAFQFKHVGQLIFAPGTSEDKVMEVALEAGAEDVVTDEDGAIEVLTAPGDFEAVKNALEAAGLTPDAADVTMRPDVTIDLAGEDAERMQKLLDVIEDLDDVQEVYHNAAL; encoded by the coding sequence GTGGCAGGACACAGCAAATGGGCCAATATCCAGCACCGCAAGGGGCGGCAGGATGAAAAGCGCGGCAAGATCTGGACCCGGATCATTCGCGAGATCACCGTGGCCGCGCGCGCCGGCGGCGGCGACGTCTCGGCCAACCCGCGCCTGCGGCTGGCCATCGACAAGGCCAAGGCCGCCAACATGCCGGCCGACCGCATCAAGTACAACATCGACAAGGCCACCGGCAACGCCGAAGGCCTGACCTACGAAGAGATCCGCTACGAAGGCTACGGCATCGGCGGCGCGGCCATCATCGTGGACACGATGACCGACAACCGCGTGCGCACCGTGGCCGAGGTGCGCCACGCGTTCAGCAAGTACGGCGGCAACATGGGCACGGAAGGCTCGGTGGCCTTCCAGTTCAAGCACGTGGGCCAGCTCATCTTCGCCCCCGGCACCAGCGAGGACAAGGTCATGGAAGTGGCCCTGGAGGCCGGTGCCGAAGACGTGGTGACGGACGAGGACGGCGCCATCGAGGTGCTCACCGCGCCCGGCGACTTCGAGGCCGTGAAGAACGCCCTGGAGGCCGCGGGCCTGACGCCCGATGCCGCCGACGTGACCATGCGCCCCGACGTCACCATCGACCTGGCCGGCGAGGACGCCGAGCGCATGCAGAAGCTCCTGGACGTGATCGAGGACCTCGACGACGTGCAGGAGGTTTATCACAACGCCGCGCTCTGA